From a region of the Danio aesculapii chromosome 4, fDanAes4.1, whole genome shotgun sequence genome:
- the LOC130221929 gene encoding gastrula zinc finger protein XlCGF57.1-like isoform X1: MAFIKEESEDLKIEETFTHEDAEQQTDVLVVKVENDELNEMKDDKDQHEQHYDFMTVENFANMGESQKTESNRFFICCDCGKCFSRKMNLEIHRRIHTGEKPFTCQLCGKSFNQKQKLDAHRRVHTGEKPFTCPECGKSFSQKQELKRHIRFHTGDRLLTCQYCGKSFSHKPKLEAHLRIHTGEKPYTCTVCGKSFIQKPNLERHLRTHTGEKPFSCQDCGKSFSRKPNLEVHRRIHTGEKSFTCQQCGKSFSQKQDLTNHRSIHNGEKLFTCEQCGKSFRHKIKHEVHMRVHTGERPYTCTQCGKSFIQKPNLDRHIRTHTGEKPFICQDCGKSFSRKQDLKDHIKYHNEEKPFPCPQCGKSFSNKPKLEAHMRTHTGEKPYTCTLCGKSFIQKANLERHMRTHTGEKPYTCQDCGKSFSHKQNLNVHMRVHTGEKPYVCTQCGKSFRQKQELDVHMRRHTGEKPYSCTLCGKSFRQTGHLTSHMKFHTEEKPSTHNKHETCMNIEPLINVIIV; this comes from the coding sequence aTGTGCTGGTGGTGAAGGTGGAGAATGATgaactaaatgaaatgaaagacgACAAAGATCAACATGAGCAACACTATGACTTCATGACTGTTGAAAATTTTGCAAACATGGGAGAGAGTCAGAAAACCGAATCTAACCGTTTTTTCATCTGTTGTGATTGTGGAAAGTGTTTCAGTCGAAAAATGAACCTTGAAATCCACAGGAGAATTCACACAGGAGAAAAGCCCTTTACCTGTCAACTATGTGGAAAGAGctttaatcaaaaacaaaaacttgacGCTCACaggagagttcacactggagagaagccttttaCCTGCCCAGAATGCGGGAAGAGTTTTAGTCAAAAGCAGGAGCTTAAAAGACACATACGATTTCACACTGGAGACAGACTTTTGACCTGTCAGtattgtggaaagagtttcagtcacAAACCAAAGCTTGAGGCCCACTTGAGAATTCACACCGGAGAAAAGCCTTATACTTGCACAGtctgtggaaagagtttcattcAAAAGCCAAACCTTGAACGACACTTAAGAACTCACACTGGTGAAAAGCCTTTCAGCTGCCAGgactgtggaaagagtttcagtcgCAAACCGAACCTTGAAGTCCACAGAAGAATACACACTGGAGAGAAGTCTTTCACCTGTCAacaatgtggaaagagtttcagccaaaAACAGGACCTTACAAATCACAGAAGTATTCACAATGGAGAAAAGCTTTTCACCTGTGAacaatgtggaaagagtttcaggcataaaataaaacatgaagtcCACATGAGAGTCCACACCGGAGAGAGGCCTTATACATGCacacagtgtgggaagagtttcattcAAAAGCCAAACCTTGACAGACACATaagaactcacactggagagaaaccgttcatCTGCCAAGATTGCGGAAAGAGTTTCAGTCGAAAACAAGACCTGAAAGACCACATAAAATATCACAATGAAGAAAAACCGTTCCCCTGTCcacagtgtgggaagagtttcagtaaTAAACCAAAGCTTGAAGCCCACATGAgaacccacactggagagaagccttacaCATGCACGctctgtgggaagagtttcattcAAAAGGCAAACCTCGAAAGACACATGAgaactcacaccggagagaagccttacACCTGCCAAGATTGCGGAAAGAGTTTCAGTCATAAGCAAAACCTTAATGTCCACATGAgagtccacactggagagaagccttacgTTTGCAcgcagtgtggaaagagttttcgTCAAAAACAAGAACTTGATGTCCACATGAGAcgtcacaccggagagaagccgtatAGCTGCACACTGTGTGGAAAGAGCTTCCGTCAAACAGGACACCTTACAAGTCACATGAAATTCCACACTGAAGAGAAACCATCCACACACAACAAACACGAGACTTGCATGAACATTGAACCACTCATAAATGTGATCATTGTTTAA